A stretch of Microbacterium sp. 4R-513 DNA encodes these proteins:
- a CDS encoding GntR family transcriptional regulator: protein MNPDHGTDAAAAVAAVDAGEPPVGPTSRSATETAASKVDATRARLRDEVIARLSPHDPLPPERELVHRFGVSRATIRQALARLADHGWVYRVQGSGTFVADKDLVTKSPYLTSFSEDISERGMVPGSRVLRLEHGRADERIARELLISVGARAVHIERLRTADGGPLCIESLWLPEWLTGEDLGPELLGSLYSYFEHAGASPARAHQTIRAVTLDAAQAELLETEVGAAALMVTRIVFDAHGRRIEASTGVYRGDRYDFQINVKRRA, encoded by the coding sequence ATGAATCCGGATCACGGAACGGATGCCGCGGCCGCGGTCGCTGCGGTCGACGCCGGAGAACCGCCCGTCGGGCCCACCTCGCGGTCGGCCACCGAGACCGCCGCCTCGAAGGTCGACGCCACACGCGCCCGGCTGCGCGACGAGGTCATCGCGCGCCTCTCGCCGCACGACCCGCTGCCGCCGGAGCGAGAGCTCGTGCACCGGTTCGGCGTGAGCCGCGCCACGATCCGCCAGGCGCTCGCGCGGCTCGCCGACCACGGCTGGGTGTACCGCGTGCAGGGGTCGGGGACTTTCGTCGCCGACAAGGACCTCGTGACGAAGTCGCCCTATCTGACGTCGTTCTCGGAGGACATCTCGGAGCGGGGGATGGTGCCCGGTTCGCGCGTGCTCCGGCTCGAGCACGGCCGCGCCGACGAGCGGATCGCCCGCGAGCTGCTCATCTCGGTAGGCGCCCGCGCCGTGCACATCGAACGACTGCGCACCGCCGACGGCGGGCCGCTCTGCATCGAGAGCCTCTGGCTTCCGGAATGGCTCACGGGCGAGGACCTCGGGCCCGAGCTGCTCGGATCGCTCTACTCCTACTTCGAGCACGCGGGCGCTTCGCCGGCACGCGCTCACCAGACGATCCGGGCCGTCACGCTCGATGCCGCACAGGCGGAGCTCTTGGAGACCGAGGTGGGAGCCGCCGCGCTCATGGTGACGCGGATCGTTTTCGATGCACATGGGCGGCGGATCGAGGCATCCACCGGTGTCTATCGCGGCGACCGGTACGACTTCCAGATCAACGTGAAGCGTCGCGCATGA
- a CDS encoding carbohydrate ABC transporter permease: MLESTEARRAEASVAPSAPRPPREARRRRLSPGAVARRVLHYAVLLAVLALLVGPFVYTLGTALKGQADSVFSYPPYFIPRDPTLDNFAKVAEVIPVWTFIGNSLIVAIASTVTNILFGSMAGWALARLTFRGNTVAYLVFLATLVIPFEVIFISVFLTMKQFDLVDTLLAVILPTAVTGFSILLFRSAFLSLPRAIDEAAVLDGATEFQRYWRVSMPSVTGTMAVVGIFSFMFAWDDFLWPQIVLTSQENYTLTVGLQFLAGAFADDQKVVAAGTMIAVIPLIIAFFLAQKWFFRGAGEGAVKG, encoded by the coding sequence GTGCTCGAATCCACGGAAGCCCGTCGCGCTGAGGCGTCCGTCGCCCCCTCGGCGCCGCGACCGCCTCGGGAAGCGCGCCGCCGCAGGCTCTCACCCGGCGCCGTCGCGCGGCGAGTGCTGCACTACGCCGTGCTGCTGGCCGTGCTCGCGCTTCTCGTCGGCCCGTTCGTCTACACACTGGGAACGGCGCTCAAGGGGCAGGCCGACAGCGTCTTCTCGTACCCGCCGTACTTCATCCCGCGGGATCCGACGCTCGACAACTTCGCCAAGGTCGCCGAGGTGATCCCGGTCTGGACGTTCATCGGCAACTCGCTCATCGTCGCGATCGCCTCGACCGTCACCAACATCCTGTTCGGCTCGATGGCGGGGTGGGCGCTGGCCCGACTGACCTTCCGCGGGAACACCGTCGCCTACCTCGTCTTCCTCGCGACCCTCGTCATCCCGTTCGAGGTCATCTTCATCTCGGTCTTCCTCACGATGAAGCAGTTCGATCTCGTCGACACGCTCCTCGCGGTCATCCTGCCGACGGCCGTCACGGGGTTCTCGATCCTGCTGTTCCGCTCGGCGTTCCTCTCCCTCCCGCGGGCGATCGACGAGGCTGCCGTCCTGGATGGCGCAACGGAGTTCCAGCGGTACTGGCGGGTGTCGATGCCGTCGGTGACGGGCACCATGGCCGTCGTCGGTATCTTCAGTTTCATGTTCGCGTGGGACGACTTCCTCTGGCCGCAGATCGTCCTGACGAGCCAGGAGAACTACACGCTCACCGTCGGTCTCCAGTTCCTCGCGGGGGCTTTCGCCGACGACCAGAAGGTCGTGGCCGCGGGAACGATGATCGCCGTCATCCCGCTCATCATCGCGTTCTTCCTCGCGCAGAAATGGTTCTTCCGAGGAGCAGGAGAAGGGGCTGTGAAGGGATGA
- a CDS encoding sugar ABC transporter permease — protein sequence MRPRRFFTPWVFLAPALAVALIFHIFPFFRTIQLSFTDFRLASGGRYVGLENFGALASSEVFWLSAGNTLLYVLVVVPLLVVLPLLLALLVQPKMPGMSFFRASFYTPVIASMVVVGLIWVFLLKDQGPVNWLLQTLQVVQKPLPFLTDGTLLLLSCMLVTVWKGLGFYMVIYLTALANVPGELHEAAQVDGAGSIRRFWSVTVPSVRPTMLLVAVLSAIAAMKVYAEIFVIAGPTAGPGGTVRSIVFTIREVGSGFDGQVGYAAAMSLVLFVFAIGLTVALQKLSRERQEA from the coding sequence ATGAGGCCCCGAAGATTCTTCACCCCGTGGGTGTTCCTCGCGCCGGCGCTCGCCGTCGCGCTGATCTTCCACATCTTCCCGTTCTTCCGCACGATCCAGCTGTCGTTCACCGACTTCCGGCTGGCCTCGGGTGGCCGGTACGTGGGGCTGGAGAACTTCGGGGCCCTCGCGTCCTCCGAGGTGTTCTGGCTCTCGGCCGGCAACACCCTCCTCTATGTCCTGGTCGTCGTGCCGCTCCTCGTCGTGCTGCCGCTCCTGCTCGCGCTCCTCGTGCAGCCCAAGATGCCCGGCATGTCGTTCTTCCGCGCGTCGTTCTACACGCCTGTGATCGCCTCGATGGTCGTGGTCGGTCTCATCTGGGTCTTCCTGTTGAAGGACCAGGGTCCGGTCAACTGGCTGCTGCAGACGCTTCAGGTCGTACAGAAGCCGCTGCCGTTCCTCACCGATGGCACGCTCCTGCTCCTGAGCTGCATGCTCGTGACGGTGTGGAAGGGACTCGGGTTCTACATGGTGATCTATCTCACCGCCCTCGCCAATGTTCCCGGTGAGCTGCACGAAGCCGCGCAGGTCGACGGCGCCGGATCCATCCGCCGCTTCTGGTCCGTCACCGTGCCGTCGGTGCGTCCCACGATGCTGCTGGTGGCCGTGCTGTCGGCGATCGCCGCGATGAAGGTGTACGCCGAGATCTTCGTGATCGCGGGGCCGACGGCGGGGCCGGGCGGCACCGTGCGCTCCATCGTCTTCACGATCCGCGAGGTCGGATCGGGCTTCGACGGGCAGGTCGGGTACGCCGCCGCCATGAGCCTCGTGCTGTTCGTGTTCGCCATCGGGCTCACGGTCGCCCTTCAGAAACTCAGCAGGGAGCGTCAGGAGGCATGA
- a CDS encoding sugar ABC transporter substrate-binding protein, protein MTLKPRKHGSLGAVALLSGIALALSGCSLEGVDSGSAASQEELSKVDGKISFATLELSSNPALAAYIEDTIAAFEKENPGTEVEWIDVPFAGAQEKFAADAAAGNLPDVINMNPNFAQPLEREGVFLDLDQAAPDLAEKYVAGAWDGFKVPGEDGSFGVPWYLTSEVTMYNGALWEKAGLDPEKAPETFDELYEDAATVSAAGAGAFYGIHPALENRFLTDLAKIGVPLIDEDLTWTFNTPEAVEHLEQLAEMYQSGVFPADSVTQTLNDAKEGYMAGSVAVFPSGPNFLSGIEQNAPDVFANTKVAPQIVADGGKYNMSVMGLLIPKTSENQGTALAFTEFITNAENQLAFSKIAPVLPSVTEAIDDEFFQDDSDGTELSKARKISANQLENAANLTPVQYDDQVKNAVLAKIQLALTGELSAADALDQAVEAANEITGATK, encoded by the coding sequence ATGACGTTGAAACCACGGAAGCACGGATCTCTGGGCGCCGTCGCCCTGCTCTCCGGCATCGCGCTCGCGCTCTCCGGCTGCAGCCTGGAAGGGGTCGACTCCGGCTCGGCCGCCTCTCAGGAGGAGCTGTCGAAGGTCGATGGCAAGATCAGCTTCGCCACGCTCGAGCTCAGCTCGAACCCCGCTCTCGCCGCCTACATCGAAGACACGATCGCCGCCTTCGAGAAGGAGAACCCGGGCACTGAGGTCGAGTGGATCGACGTGCCGTTCGCGGGCGCGCAGGAGAAGTTCGCCGCCGACGCGGCGGCGGGGAACCTGCCCGACGTCATCAACATGAACCCGAACTTCGCGCAGCCGCTCGAACGCGAGGGCGTCTTCCTCGATCTCGATCAGGCCGCTCCCGACCTGGCCGAGAAGTACGTCGCGGGCGCTTGGGACGGCTTCAAGGTCCCGGGGGAGGACGGCTCGTTCGGCGTGCCGTGGTACCTCACGAGCGAGGTCACGATGTACAACGGCGCACTCTGGGAGAAGGCCGGCCTCGACCCCGAGAAGGCCCCGGAGACGTTCGACGAGCTCTACGAGGACGCCGCCACGGTGAGCGCCGCGGGCGCCGGTGCCTTCTACGGCATCCACCCGGCTCTCGAGAACCGCTTCCTCACCGACCTCGCGAAGATCGGCGTGCCCCTCATCGACGAGGACCTCACGTGGACGTTCAACACGCCGGAGGCCGTCGAGCACCTCGAGCAGCTCGCCGAGATGTATCAGTCGGGCGTCTTCCCGGCGGACTCGGTCACGCAGACCCTCAACGACGCCAAGGAGGGCTACATGGCGGGGAGCGTAGCCGTGTTCCCCTCGGGTCCGAACTTCCTGAGCGGCATCGAGCAGAACGCCCCGGACGTGTTCGCGAACACCAAGGTCGCACCGCAGATCGTCGCGGACGGCGGCAAGTACAACATGTCGGTGATGGGCCTGCTCATCCCGAAGACGAGTGAGAACCAGGGCACCGCGCTGGCCTTCACGGAGTTCATCACCAACGCGGAGAACCAGCTCGCCTTCTCCAAGATCGCACCGGTGCTCCCTTCGGTGACCGAGGCGATCGACGACGAGTTCTTCCAAGACGACTCCGACGGCACCGAGCTCTCGAAGGCTCGCAAGATCTCGGCGAACCAGCTCGAGAACGCCGCCAACCTCACCCCGGTGCAGTACGACGACCAGGTGAAGAACGCGGTCCTGGCCAAGATCCAGCTCGCCCTCACCGGCGAACTCTCGGCGGCGGACGCGCTCGACCAGGCGGTCGAGGCCGCCAACGAGATCACCGGCGCAACCAAGTAG
- a CDS encoding family 10 glycosylhydrolase: protein MNDVRHPVRRRALWSALAALAVTLGTLAPAAAPAIAAPAPPAAGDEVTAADGATLPIAAINPPSRLAGMVAVYTPAFGPTTKTNAFGGEAVLVSDGSSGGYTVQRVCTVISPCADPTWKPGDSTIPADGVVLSVSPGGSPDVRVWMRDHIKPGDTVHIAPVVARSASTTIDAVDPTASSNPAGVDGNGRCFPGCRGAEQLVQYTPASSRSTTGTNDYGFEVTVVNGVVTAAGGNNREIPADGFVLSGHGARGTWLQANAVVGATITIEGSTLTATIDERTAIFGAERALADADARIADGIDSCLAFPADSAKDASAAAASILAEARTAAETGDRAHAVDLANAAKASAELAAQRTAESRPAEGRATWVRPEETTRAAIEATLDRIDAAGFNMVFLESIYQGYTIYPSEAAAAAGVASQRPSMVGFDPLQVWIDGAHARGIELHSWIHTFFVGSDQTGGIGPVLSAHPDWAALQRKDVGKGLGPSAAEPGYYFLDAANPGARGYVKSLLDELMTDYDIDGVHLDYIRYPVSQPWETAGYSYSDYSRQTFAAHYGVDPYTLTPADAAWKTWTDWRVENVTSFVGEIRALQQAEAPEVALSAAVFADPVDGIGKKFQNWADWVDRGYVDLLTGMSFGTSGTSVAHDTQVMRDRVGENQYLYTATYGPFRGSTPATVLEQIRAVSDAGSDGVGLFAWNQLSAGQAEALAEGPHRVPAVAPHADPVAAAAVGLRDLREQVTDAAPRCIADDSAAQVEHRLDKALTAIDRGQIDKAIREIQQAASAIGTPSEGGAEQFASRALRDLDMFGRWLDTALKR, encoded by the coding sequence GTGAATGACGTGAGACATCCCGTCCGACGGCGGGCGCTGTGGTCCGCACTCGCTGCGCTCGCAGTGACACTCGGCACACTGGCGCCTGCTGCGGCCCCCGCCATCGCCGCGCCCGCGCCGCCCGCCGCCGGCGACGAGGTCACCGCGGCCGACGGGGCCACCCTGCCCATCGCCGCGATCAACCCGCCCAGCCGCCTCGCAGGCATGGTGGCGGTCTACACACCGGCGTTCGGGCCCACCACCAAGACGAACGCCTTCGGCGGCGAGGCCGTGCTGGTCTCCGACGGTTCGAGCGGCGGGTACACCGTTCAGCGCGTCTGCACGGTGATCTCCCCCTGTGCCGATCCCACGTGGAAGCCCGGCGACAGCACCATCCCCGCCGACGGCGTCGTGCTCTCGGTCTCCCCGGGCGGCTCGCCCGACGTCCGCGTGTGGATGCGCGATCACATCAAGCCGGGCGACACCGTGCACATCGCACCCGTCGTCGCGCGGTCGGCCTCGACGACGATCGACGCCGTGGATCCCACGGCGTCGAGCAACCCGGCAGGCGTCGACGGGAACGGCCGCTGCTTCCCCGGATGCCGCGGCGCCGAACAGCTCGTCCAGTACACGCCGGCGTCCTCCCGGTCCACGACCGGCACGAACGACTACGGCTTCGAGGTCACGGTGGTCAACGGAGTCGTCACAGCGGCAGGCGGCAACAACCGCGAGATCCCGGCCGACGGCTTCGTGCTCTCGGGGCACGGTGCACGCGGCACCTGGCTCCAGGCGAACGCGGTCGTGGGCGCCACGATCACGATCGAGGGCTCGACGTTGACCGCCACCATCGACGAGCGCACCGCGATCTTCGGCGCGGAGCGTGCCCTCGCTGACGCGGATGCGCGCATCGCCGACGGCATCGACTCGTGCCTCGCCTTCCCGGCTGATTCCGCGAAGGATGCGTCGGCCGCGGCCGCCTCGATCCTCGCCGAGGCGCGCACCGCCGCCGAGACGGGCGACCGGGCCCACGCCGTCGATCTGGCCAACGCCGCCAAGGCCTCGGCCGAGCTCGCCGCGCAGCGCACCGCAGAGTCGCGGCCCGCCGAGGGTCGGGCGACCTGGGTGCGTCCGGAAGAGACCACGCGCGCGGCCATCGAGGCGACGCTCGACCGCATCGACGCGGCCGGATTCAACATGGTCTTCCTCGAGTCGATCTATCAGGGCTACACGATCTATCCGTCCGAGGCGGCGGCGGCTGCCGGCGTCGCCTCACAGCGTCCCAGCATGGTCGGCTTCGACCCGCTGCAGGTCTGGATCGACGGCGCGCACGCGCGCGGCATCGAGCTTCACTCGTGGATCCACACGTTCTTCGTCGGGTCCGATCAGACGGGGGGCATCGGGCCGGTTCTCAGCGCGCACCCGGACTGGGCCGCCCTTCAGCGCAAGGACGTAGGAAAGGGCCTGGGACCGTCGGCCGCCGAGCCGGGGTACTACTTCCTCGATGCCGCCAACCCGGGTGCGCGCGGTTACGTGAAATCGCTGCTCGATGAGCTCATGACCGACTACGACATCGACGGCGTGCACCTCGACTACATCCGCTACCCCGTGTCGCAGCCGTGGGAGACGGCCGGATACTCCTACAGCGACTACAGCCGCCAGACCTTCGCCGCGCACTACGGCGTCGACCCCTACACGCTGACACCGGCCGATGCCGCGTGGAAGACGTGGACCGACTGGCGCGTCGAGAACGTCACGTCGTTCGTGGGTGAGATCCGCGCGCTCCAGCAGGCGGAGGCACCGGAGGTGGCGCTGTCGGCGGCAGTGTTCGCCGATCCGGTCGACGGCATCGGCAAGAAGTTCCAGAACTGGGCCGACTGGGTCGACCGCGGGTACGTCGATCTGCTCACGGGAATGTCGTTCGGCACCTCGGGGACGTCCGTCGCTCACGACACCCAGGTCATGCGCGACCGGGTGGGCGAGAACCAGTACCTGTACACAGCGACGTACGGGCCGTTCCGCGGCTCGACGCCCGCGACGGTCCTCGAGCAGATCCGGGCGGTGTCCGACGCGGGTTCCGATGGCGTCGGTCTCTTCGCGTGGAACCAGCTCTCGGCCGGTCAGGCCGAGGCGCTCGCCGAGGGACCTCACCGCGTTCCCGCGGTGGCGCCTCACGCTGATCCGGTCGCCGCGGCGGCCGTGGGGCTGCGCGACCTCCGCGAGCAGGTGACGGATGCCGCGCCCCGCTGTATCGCCGATGACTCCGCCGCGCAGGTCGAGCATCGTCTCGACAAGGCGCTGACCGCGATCGATCGAGGTCAGATCGACAAGGCGATCCGTGAGATCCAGCAGGCCGCCTCCGCGATCGGAACGCCTTCGGAGGGAGGAGCCGAGCAGTTCGCCTCGCGAGCACTCCGCGATCTCGACATGTTCGGCCGCTGGCTCGACACCGCGCTCAAGCGCTGA
- a CDS encoding SHOCT domain-containing protein produces MFNDNGSFLLALFEFFLFFAWFMCLFWVFGDIFRSHDLGGGAKTVWVIFVILVPWLGILVYLIARGGGMAQRQLEQAKAMQAAQAEYIQSVAKTAPTSATDQIASAKALLDSGAITQAEFDALKSKALA; encoded by the coding sequence ATGTTCAATGACAATGGGTCGTTTCTCCTCGCCCTCTTCGAGTTCTTCCTGTTCTTCGCCTGGTTCATGTGCCTGTTCTGGGTCTTCGGCGACATCTTCCGGAGCCACGATCTCGGGGGCGGCGCGAAGACCGTATGGGTGATCTTCGTCATCCTCGTTCCGTGGCTCGGAATCCTCGTCTACCTGATCGCACGCGGCGGCGGGATGGCGCAGCGGCAGCTGGAACAGGCCAAGGCCATGCAGGCGGCTCAGGCCGAGTACATCCAGTCGGTGGCGAAAACCGCCCCGACGTCGGCGACCGACCAAATCGCATCGGCGAAGGCGCTGCTGGACTCGGGTGCCATCACGCAGGCGGAGTTCGATGCTCTGAAGTCGAAGGCACTCGCGTAA
- a CDS encoding nucleoside deaminase, producing the protein MPEEEQRTDAGLQADDEVHLRRCIELAEEALRRGDDPFGSVLVDGRGSVLAEALNREVTDDDPTAHPELELVRWAIAHLDGEARRRATVYTSGEHCPMCAAAHAWARLGRVVAAASSAQLAEWRSSWGLPAGPVAPIPFAVIAPGTPSVVSVAPFDEQVRELHLQAARRKATIRSDASA; encoded by the coding sequence GTGCCAGAGGAAGAGCAGCGGACGGATGCCGGCCTCCAAGCCGACGACGAGGTTCACCTCCGGCGATGCATCGAGCTCGCAGAAGAGGCCCTGCGACGCGGGGACGACCCGTTCGGATCGGTGCTCGTCGATGGTCGAGGCTCCGTGCTGGCGGAGGCGCTGAACCGCGAGGTGACCGACGATGACCCTACGGCGCACCCGGAGCTCGAGCTCGTGCGCTGGGCGATCGCACACCTCGACGGAGAGGCGCGCCGGCGCGCGACCGTCTACACGTCGGGCGAGCACTGCCCCATGTGCGCGGCCGCCCATGCGTGGGCGCGTCTCGGAAGGGTCGTCGCCGCGGCATCCTCCGCACAGCTGGCGGAGTGGCGCTCCTCTTGGGGTCTCCCCGCCGGTCCGGTCGCGCCGATCCCTTTCGCAGTCATCGCCCCGGGAACACCGTCCGTCGTGTCGGTCGCACCCTTCGATGAGCAGGTGCGCGAGCTGCACCTGCAGGCAGCTCGTCGAAAAGCGACGATCCGATCGGATGCCTCGGCCTGA
- a CDS encoding LLM class F420-dependent oxidoreductase, protein MRFGTFIPQGWRFDLVGIDPAEHWAVMNGLAQQADAGPWESLWVYDHFHTTPVHSDEATHEAWTLMAAFAASTSRIRLGQMCTCMGYRNPAYLAKVAATVDIVSGGRAEMGIGGGWYEHEWRAYGYGFPEIPQRLAMLREGVDIMHQAWMTGSATLDGKHYQVDGAIVRPLPVQEGGIPLWIAGAGEKVTLKIAAKYASYTNFAGSLEVVDHKSAVLREHCEAIGRDFSEITRSSNFNTIVGTTEAEARDRLAEVTARLLPHLGQERVDRIERDYLDSPGFGSTEQVAERLAEQERHGITYAIHYFPEAAYDRSGIELFEREVIGALS, encoded by the coding sequence GTGCGATTCGGAACCTTCATTCCCCAGGGCTGGCGATTCGATCTCGTGGGCATCGACCCCGCTGAGCATTGGGCGGTGATGAACGGACTCGCACAGCAGGCGGATGCCGGACCGTGGGAGTCGCTGTGGGTCTACGACCACTTCCACACCACACCCGTGCACAGCGACGAGGCGACACACGAGGCGTGGACCCTCATGGCGGCCTTCGCGGCATCGACGAGCCGCATCCGGCTGGGTCAGATGTGCACGTGCATGGGCTATCGCAACCCCGCGTATCTGGCGAAGGTCGCCGCAACCGTCGACATCGTCTCGGGCGGCCGCGCCGAGATGGGGATCGGCGGCGGGTGGTACGAGCACGAGTGGAGGGCCTATGGTTACGGCTTCCCCGAGATCCCGCAGCGCCTCGCGATGCTCCGCGAGGGCGTGGACATCATGCACCAAGCCTGGATGACCGGAAGCGCCACCCTTGACGGCAAGCACTATCAGGTGGATGGTGCGATCGTCCGCCCCCTGCCGGTGCAGGAGGGGGGCATCCCGCTCTGGATCGCAGGCGCGGGCGAGAAGGTGACGCTCAAGATCGCGGCGAAGTACGCGTCCTACACGAACTTCGCGGGCTCGCTCGAAGTCGTCGACCACAAGAGCGCCGTGCTGCGGGAGCACTGCGAGGCGATCGGCCGCGACTTCTCAGAGATCACGCGGTCGTCGAACTTCAACACCATCGTCGGCACCACCGAGGCCGAGGCACGCGACCGCCTTGCCGAGGTCACCGCTCGGCTGCTCCCGCATCTGGGGCAGGAGCGCGTCGACCGGATCGAGCGCGACTATCTCGACTCCCCCGGCTTCGGCTCGACCGAGCAGGTCGCAGAGCGGCTCGCCGAGCAGGAGCGCCACGGCATCACCTACGCCATCCACTACTTCCCCGAAGCGGCGTACGACCGATCCGGCATCGAGCTGTTCGAGCGCGAGGTCATCGGAGCGCTGTCCTAG
- a CDS encoding LON peptidase substrate-binding domain-containing protein codes for MDVAAMFPLGSVLFPYTPLVLRVFEPRYLTMMGRLLDQEDPEFGVVLIERGLEAGGGDERASIGTMARIIQMEAGSADLYVVAVGGERISVEKWREDDPYPVAEVSAIAPLVWDDALTPLHREAERVVRRLAGLAFALDEARWDPGTALSEDPVESTWQLAAIAPLGEYDRFRLLKATSLGGLLRSIIDLCLDEEPVLIARAADARDADDGSL; via the coding sequence ATGGACGTCGCGGCGATGTTCCCGCTGGGAAGCGTGCTGTTCCCGTACACACCGCTGGTGCTGCGGGTGTTCGAGCCGCGCTATCTCACGATGATGGGGCGACTGCTCGACCAGGAGGATCCGGAATTCGGGGTCGTTCTCATCGAGCGAGGGCTCGAAGCCGGCGGTGGCGACGAGCGCGCCTCGATCGGCACGATGGCGCGGATCATCCAGATGGAGGCGGGGTCCGCGGATTTGTACGTGGTCGCGGTGGGCGGGGAACGGATCAGCGTCGAGAAGTGGCGCGAGGACGATCCTTACCCGGTGGCGGAGGTGTCGGCGATCGCCCCGCTCGTCTGGGACGACGCCCTCACCCCGCTCCACCGCGAAGCGGAGCGGGTCGTGCGTCGCCTTGCCGGGCTCGCTTTCGCGCTCGACGAGGCTCGGTGGGACCCCGGGACGGCCCTTTCCGAGGACCCGGTCGAGTCGACCTGGCAGCTCGCCGCGATCGCTCCGCTCGGCGAATACGACCGATTCCGGCTGCTGAAGGCGACGAGCCTCGGCGGCCTGCTCCGGAGCATCATCGACCTGTGCCTCGACGAGGAGCCCGTGCTCATCGCCCGCGCCGCCGATGCCCGCGACGCGGACGATGGCAGCCTGTGA